In Balearica regulorum gibbericeps isolate bBalReg1 chromosome 2, bBalReg1.pri, whole genome shotgun sequence, one DNA window encodes the following:
- the MOS gene encoding proto-oncogene serine/threonine-protein kinase mos → MPSPIPLNCFLPLEFSPSADLRPCSSPLVIPGKDSKNFLGGTPSVRTRRLPPRLAWCSINWDQLCLLQPLGSGGFGAVYKATYHGATVAVKQVKKSSKNRLASRQSFWAELNVARLQHDNVVRVVAASTCAPASQNSLGTIIMEYVGNITLHHVIYGTGDVWRQGEDDEGGCGRKALSTEETVCYSCDIMTGLAFLHSQGIVHLDLKPANIFITEQGVCKIGDFGCSQKLEEGLSQSPHVCQQGGTYTHRAPELLKGERVTAKADIYSFAITLWQIIMREQPYLGERQYVLYAVVAYNLRPSLAAAVFHESPVGQRLQSIISCCWKANAEERLSAAQLLPSLRALKGWL, encoded by the coding sequence ATGCCATCACCCATTCCTcttaattgttttcttcctttggagTTTTCCCCATCTGCAGATTTGCgaccctgcagcagccccttaGTTATCCCTGGCAAAGACAGCAAAAACTTTTTGGGCGGAACTCCTTCAGTCAGGACTCGCCGCTTGCCTCCACGCCTGGCCTGGTGCTCCATTAACTGGGatcagctctgcctcctgcagcccctaGGCTCTGGGGGCTTCGGTGCTGTCTACAAAGCCACCTACCATGGTGCAACTGTGGCTGTGAAGCAGGTGAAGAAGAGCAGCAAAAACCGGCTGGCGTCACGACAGAGTTTCTGGGCTGAGCTGAACGTAGCCCGGCTACAGCACGATAATGTGGTACGTGTGGTGGCTGCCAGCACGTGTGCCCCGGCCAGCCAGAACAGCCTGGGCACCATCATTATGGAGTACGTAGGCAACATCACCCTGCACCATGTGATTTACGGCACTGGGGATGTGTGGAGGCAGGGTGAGGATGATGAAGGAGGATGCGGAAGGAAGGCCCTGAGCACGGAAGAGACTGTGTGCTATTCTTGTGACATCATGACCGGCTTAGCCTTTCTTCACTCACAGGGTATTGTGCACTTGGACCTGAAGCCTGCAAACATCTTCATCACTGAGCAGGGGGTGTGCAAGATTGGAGACTTTGGGTGCTCCCAGAAACTGGAGGAGGGCTTGTCCCAGAGCCCCCACGTTTGCCAGCAAGGGGGCACGTACACACACCGTGCCCCTGAGCTCCTCAAGGGTGAGAGGGTCACTGCCAAAGCAGACATCTACTCCTTTGCTATCACCCTCTGGCAAATCATCATGCGAGAGCAGCCCTACCTGGGTGAGCGGCAGTACGTGCTCTACGCTGTGGTAGCCTATAACTTACGCCCTtcgctggctgctgctgttttccacgAGTCGCCGGTGGGCCAGAGACTGCAGAGCATtatcagctgctgctggaaggcTAACGCAGAGGAGCGCCTGAGCGCggcccagctgctgcccagcctcaGGGCCCTCAAGGGCTGGCTTTAG
- the RPS20 gene encoding small ribosomal subunit protein uS10 produces MAFKDTGKAPVEQEVAIHRIRITLTSRNVKSLEKVCADLIRGAKEKNLKVKGPVRMPTKTLRITTRKTPCGEGSKTWDRFQMRIHKRLIDLHSPSEIVKQITSISIEPGVEVEVTIADA; encoded by the exons ATG GCATTTAAAGATACTGGCAAAGCACCTGTGGAACAAGAGGTAGCAATTCATCGCATTAGAATTACTTTGACAAGTCGCAATGTAAAATCGCTTGAGAAGG tctgtgctgACTTGATCAGAggtgctaaagaaaaaaacctaaaggtGAAAGGACCCGTTCGCATGCCCACCAAG actCTGCGAATCACTACCAGGAAGACGCCTTGTGGTGAAGGTTCCAAGACCTGGGATCGTTTCCAAATGCGTATCCATAAGCGGCTCATTGACTTACACAGCCCTTCTGAGATCGTGAAACAGATCACTTCCATCAGCATTGAACCAGGTGTAGAAGTTGAAGTTACTATTGCTGATGCCTAA